One genomic segment of Salinigranum rubrum includes these proteins:
- a CDS encoding DUF7546 family protein has translation MRHQTRVSLESRWLQRPELWWLTLLVTVEAAGLVGYLLLSNTGVESVRYLLYPFVWINVGVVGVVHVTPRATSRRAQTVAGILAGLYFLVLAGLAGLVSVDLAGLLGTAGHHGHSHAHAHVHGLQVTMTVPGWGPRVGYAGAGFTVNLVPFRVIGYLALAYLVYAALCDLAGAAVSGVLGLGSCLSCTLPIAGSLSAGLVGGAGVVAALSALSVDLSTAVFVGSVLLLAFRPSIGGAS, from the coding sequence ATGCGACACCAGACGCGCGTCTCGCTCGAAAGTCGGTGGCTCCAGCGGCCCGAACTGTGGTGGCTCACGCTGTTGGTCACCGTCGAGGCGGCCGGCCTCGTCGGCTACCTGCTGCTCTCGAACACCGGCGTGGAGTCGGTTCGGTACCTGCTCTACCCGTTCGTCTGGATCAACGTCGGCGTCGTGGGCGTCGTCCACGTCACTCCGCGGGCCACGAGCCGCCGGGCACAGACCGTCGCGGGCATCCTCGCGGGGCTCTACTTCCTCGTCCTCGCGGGGCTCGCGGGGCTCGTGAGCGTCGACCTCGCCGGTCTCCTCGGCACGGCAGGCCACCACGGCCACAGTCACGCCCACGCGCACGTCCACGGCCTCCAGGTGACGATGACCGTCCCCGGGTGGGGCCCGCGCGTCGGCTACGCCGGTGCGGGCTTCACGGTCAACCTCGTCCCGTTCCGCGTCATCGGCTACCTCGCGCTGGCGTACCTCGTCTACGCCGCCCTCTGTGACCTCGCTGGAGCCGCCGTCTCGGGTGTGCTCGGCCTCGGCTCCTGTCTGAGCTGTACGCTTCCCATCGCGGGGTCGCTCTCGGCCGGCCTCGTCGGCGGGGCGGGCGTCGTCGCCGCGCTCTCGGCACTGTCGGTGGACCTCTCGACCGCCGTCTTCGTCGGGAGCGTCCTCCTGCTCGCGTTCCGCCCGAGCATCGGTGGAGCGTCGTGA
- a CDS encoding ABC transporter permease — protein MREDREPPVREPRPDGGEVTSGSRFTPSDAQKERWRRSLRRSWEFLRQFRHNAKASIGLAIVLGLLFVAAFAPIIAPYPVDQTNIQDRSEAPSVEHPFGTDDLGRDLFSRVVMGSRISLYVGFGSITGALLVGTIIGVVSGYYGGLVDEALMRVMDAAMSFPPILLALTVMVVLGPELNNVILALAFVYTPYIARIGRSATLSERNEAYVEASVARGETNGHIIFREVLPNCMAPLLVQGSLNIAFAMLAEASLSFLGLGAQPPTPSWGLMINTGRGFMQSAPWMVLAPGVAIAITVIGFNLLGDGLRDILDPKVDAIE, from the coding sequence ATGCGGGAGGACCGGGAGCCACCGGTGCGGGAGCCGCGACCGGACGGCGGCGAGGTCACCTCGGGGTCGCGCTTTACTCCCTCGGACGCGCAGAAGGAACGCTGGCGGCGCTCCCTCCGACGCTCGTGGGAGTTCCTTCGGCAGTTCCGCCACAACGCGAAGGCGAGCATCGGGCTGGCCATCGTGCTGGGACTGCTCTTCGTCGCCGCGTTCGCGCCCATCATCGCCCCGTACCCCGTCGATCAGACGAACATTCAGGACCGCTCGGAGGCACCCTCCGTCGAGCATCCGTTCGGGACCGACGACCTCGGCCGCGACCTGTTCAGCCGCGTCGTGATGGGGTCGCGCATCTCGCTGTACGTCGGATTCGGCTCCATCACCGGCGCGCTCCTCGTCGGGACGATAATCGGGGTGGTGTCGGGCTACTACGGCGGCCTCGTCGACGAGGCGCTCATGCGGGTCATGGACGCGGCGATGTCGTTCCCGCCCATCCTGCTCGCGCTGACCGTCATGGTCGTGCTCGGCCCCGAACTGAACAACGTCATCCTCGCGCTGGCGTTCGTCTACACGCCGTACATCGCTCGCATCGGCCGGTCTGCCACCCTCTCGGAGCGCAACGAGGCGTACGTCGAAGCCTCGGTGGCGCGCGGGGAGACGAACGGCCACATCATCTTCCGCGAGGTGCTGCCGAACTGCATGGCCCCGCTTCTGGTGCAGGGCTCGCTGAACATCGCCTTCGCGATGCTGGCGGAGGCCTCGCTGTCCTTCCTGGGGCTCGGTGCCCAGCCGCCGACGCCGTCGTGGGGGCTGATGATCAACACCGGCCGCGGGTTCATGCAGAGCGCGCCGTGGATGGTGCTCGCCCCCGGCGTCGCCATCGCGATCACCGTCATCGGCTTCAACCTGCTCGGTGACGGCCTCCGAGACATCCTCGACCCGAAGGTGGACGCGATAGAATGA
- a CDS encoding ABC transporter permease — protein MSMYNYLVKRLGFMAITLFFVTLITFVVTTILPGDVALLILGPNASESSIQALQAQLGLDRPLYVQYVDWVVGLVQGSMGQSLRFGDPVVMLIAEKLPRSLLLATASTFVAVVLAVPLGIIAAVKKNELPDLGASLFGFVGISIPIFLWGLVFILVFAVWAGWFPTGGYVSPSEDPVGTLKHLVLPATSMGFALTAYIMRMTRSSMIEVLSEEYINLARAKGMTQRVVVLKHTLRNAIIPVITVIAFQFSYAFGGVVVLEEVFFWPGIGRLTLTAIQSRDIPLLQGCIIVVALIYMVSNLAADVLYAYFDPRIRYGGGE, from the coding sequence ATGTCGATGTACAACTACCTGGTGAAGCGACTCGGGTTCATGGCGATCACGCTCTTTTTCGTGACGCTCATCACCTTCGTCGTGACCACCATCCTCCCGGGCGACGTGGCGCTTCTCATCCTCGGACCGAACGCGTCGGAGTCGTCCATCCAGGCGCTCCAGGCACAACTCGGGCTCGACCGGCCGCTGTACGTCCAGTACGTCGACTGGGTCGTCGGCCTCGTCCAGGGGAGCATGGGGCAGTCGCTCCGTTTCGGCGACCCGGTCGTGATGCTCATCGCGGAGAAACTGCCGCGCTCGCTCCTCTTGGCGACCGCGTCGACGTTCGTCGCCGTCGTCCTCGCCGTTCCGCTCGGCATCATCGCCGCGGTGAAGAAGAACGAACTCCCGGACCTCGGCGCCTCGCTGTTCGGCTTCGTCGGCATCTCCATCCCCATCTTCCTGTGGGGGCTGGTGTTCATCCTCGTCTTTGCGGTGTGGGCCGGGTGGTTCCCCACGGGCGGGTACGTCTCCCCGAGCGAGGACCCCGTCGGCACGCTGAAACACCTCGTCCTCCCCGCGACGTCGATGGGCTTCGCGCTCACCGCGTACATCATGCGGATGACCCGCTCGTCCATGATCGAGGTCCTCTCCGAGGAGTACATCAACCTCGCCCGCGCGAAGGGGATGACCCAGCGCGTCGTCGTCCTCAAACACACGCTCCGAAACGCCATCATCCCGGTCATCACGGTCATCGCGTTCCAGTTCAGCTACGCGTTCGGTGGCGTGGTCGTCCTCGAAGAGGTGTTCTTCTGGCCGGGCATCGGCCGGCTGACGCTGACGGCCATCCAGTCCCGCGACATCCCCCTCCTGCAGGGGTGTATCATCGTCGTCGCGCTCATCTACATGGTGTCGAACCTCGCGGCCGACGTGCTGTACGCGTACTTCGACCCGCGCATCCGGTACGGAGGTGGTGAGTGA
- a CDS encoding dipeptide ABC transporter ATP-binding protein encodes MSHSVPPNTTASTATDGQDAPLLRVEDLRTEFAVEGGRVVAANDVSFELDRGETMGLVGESGAGKSVTARSLLQLIDSPGQITGGRVVFDGEDLLQRSKEEMQSVRGNRIALIPQDPMTSLNPVLTVGEQIIETITHHQGTSKREARQQAIEAMREVEIPDAESRIDDYPHEFSGGMRQRVLIAIGLSCQPDLIIADEPTTALDVTTQAKILDLLNELQEERGMAVLMITHNLGVVAQTCDHVGVMYAGNLVETAPLRELFRTPRHPYTRGLIDSIPHADVEYDRLPTLDGSMPDLEALPAGCNFAPRCPHATDECRQSGDPPLETVEGSETKAACIRASELDLQAREVSEATAGGSNIDRSGDPLFAVDGLKKHFPAGEGFLDGLTLSRDGGLPSIERQSVKAVDGISFDIYEGETVGLVGESGCGKSTVARTALRLLDPTDGEVYFDGQPLHDLGTSEVRSLRREFQMVFQDPRSSLNPRKSVGKIIGRAMERHDIATGKEKRERVGDLLERVGLSREAASKYPHEFSGGQQQRVAIAHALAVEPRLIVCDEPVSALDVSVQAQILNLLEDIQAEFGIAYLVISHNIGVVRHICDRVAVMYLGEIVEFGEVPQVFGPPFHPYTESLLSAVPAADPDTRTDRILLEGSVPSPIDPPSGCRFRTRCPKKIGEVCEQECPSLEAVDGDDGHRIACHLSREEMSEPVGGEAEWETASANAGTSDD; translated from the coding sequence ATGAGTCACTCAGTGCCCCCCAATACGACCGCATCGACCGCGACCGACGGACAGGACGCCCCGCTCCTGCGGGTGGAGGACCTCCGGACCGAGTTCGCCGTCGAGGGCGGCCGCGTCGTCGCGGCCAACGACGTCTCCTTCGAACTCGACCGCGGCGAGACGATGGGACTCGTCGGCGAAAGCGGTGCCGGCAAGTCCGTCACCGCCCGGTCGCTCCTCCAGCTCATCGACTCCCCAGGACAGATCACCGGCGGGAGGGTCGTCTTCGACGGCGAGGACCTCCTCCAGCGCTCGAAAGAGGAGATGCAGTCCGTCCGAGGCAACCGCATCGCGCTCATCCCGCAGGACCCGATGACGTCGCTCAACCCCGTCCTCACCGTGGGCGAGCAGATCATCGAAACCATCACCCACCACCAGGGCACGTCGAAGCGCGAGGCCCGTCAACAGGCCATCGAGGCGATGCGCGAGGTCGAAATTCCCGACGCCGAGTCGAGAATCGACGACTACCCCCACGAGTTCTCCGGCGGGATGCGCCAGCGCGTCCTCATCGCCATCGGCCTCTCCTGTCAGCCGGACCTCATCATCGCCGACGAGCCGACGACGGCGCTGGACGTCACGACGCAGGCGAAGATACTCGACCTGCTGAACGAGTTGCAGGAAGAGCGCGGGATGGCCGTGTTGATGATCACCCACAACCTGGGCGTCGTCGCCCAGACGTGTGACCACGTCGGCGTGATGTACGCCGGCAACCTCGTCGAGACCGCTCCGCTCCGCGAACTGTTCCGGACGCCGCGCCACCCGTACACGCGCGGGCTCATCGACTCCATCCCGCACGCGGACGTCGAGTACGACCGGCTGCCGACGCTCGACGGGTCGATGCCGGACCTCGAAGCGCTCCCGGCGGGCTGTAACTTCGCCCCGCGGTGTCCCCACGCCACCGACGAGTGCCGGCAGTCGGGCGACCCGCCGCTGGAGACGGTCGAGGGCTCCGAGACGAAGGCGGCCTGCATCCGCGCGTCGGAACTCGACTTACAGGCGCGGGAGGTCTCCGAAGCGACCGCCGGCGGTTCGAACATCGACCGGAGCGGCGACCCGCTGTTCGCCGTCGACGGGCTGAAGAAGCACTTCCCGGCCGGCGAGGGCTTCCTCGACGGGCTCACCCTCTCGCGCGACGGCGGCCTCCCGAGCATCGAACGCCAGTCGGTGAAGGCCGTCGACGGCATCAGCTTCGACATCTACGAGGGCGAGACGGTCGGCCTCGTGGGCGAGTCCGGCTGTGGGAAGTCGACCGTCGCCCGCACCGCGCTGCGACTCCTCGACCCGACCGACGGCGAGGTGTACTTCGACGGTCAACCGTTACACGACCTCGGCACGTCGGAGGTCCGGAGCCTCCGCCGCGAGTTCCAGATGGTGTTTCAGGACCCGCGGAGTTCGCTCAATCCCCGGAAGTCGGTCGGGAAGATCATCGGCCGCGCGATGGAGCGCCACGACATCGCGACCGGGAAGGAGAAACGCGAACGCGTCGGCGACCTGCTCGAACGCGTCGGCCTCTCACGAGAGGCCGCGAGCAAGTACCCCCACGAGTTCTCCGGCGGGCAGCAACAGCGGGTCGCCATCGCGCACGCGCTGGCGGTCGAACCGCGGCTCATCGTCTGTGACGAACCCGTCTCGGCGCTCGACGTGAGCGTGCAGGCGCAGATCCTCAACCTCCTCGAAGACATCCAAGCGGAGTTCGGCATCGCCTACCTGGTCATCTCCCACAACATCGGCGTCGTGCGACACATCTGCGACCGCGTCGCGGTGATGTACCTCGGCGAAATCGTCGAGTTCGGCGAGGTCCCACAGGTGTTCGGCCCGCCGTTCCACCCCTACACGGAGAGCCTGCTCTCTGCGGTCCCGGCCGCGGACCCCGACACGCGGACGGACCGCATCCTCCTCGAAGGGAGCGTCCCGAGCCCCATCGACCCGCCGTCTGGCTGTCGCTTCCGGACGCGGTGTCCGAAGAAGATCGGGGAGGTCTGCGAGCAGGAGTGCCCCTCCCTCGAAGCGGTCGACGGCGACGACGGTCACCGCATCGCGTGTCATCTCTCGCGCGAGGAGATGAGCGAACCCGTCGGCGGCGAGGCGGAGTGGGAGACCGCCAGCGCGAACGCGGGCACGTCCGACGACTAG
- a CDS encoding Zn-dependent hydrolase, translating into MQVQQQRLREDVLSNAAFGALDVPAGHGRTVLTGTDADRRARERFCDRLRDAGLSVRVDGVGNIVGRWCPDSADPSKAPVAAGSHLDSVPEGGIFDGPLGVYAALEAVRAMQDAGVEPDRPVEVVSLTEEEGQRFDGGLLGSAVASGELDVSEALAVEDDDGISLGAALEDIGFDGEGRVDASEWDAWLELHVEQSERLESAGVSAGVVTTITGLTRCTVEVVGEANHAGATSMTDRSDAFAAASEFVLDVESAATEWATKESETAVGTVGKGVVHPNAPNVIAGRTELTLDVRDVEYRSMEAIVSRARKSLERIAAERPVDYRLERPWDREPVPMSERCRAALHDAGVAAGVETMDLHSGAAHDTMHIAGVTDAALLFAPSRDGISHNPREWTDWADCANATAVLAGALARLATE; encoded by the coding sequence ATGCAGGTCCAACAGCAACGACTGCGCGAGGACGTCCTGTCCAACGCGGCCTTCGGCGCGCTGGACGTCCCGGCGGGTCACGGCCGGACCGTCCTGACCGGGACCGACGCGGACCGACGGGCCCGCGAGCGGTTCTGCGACCGCCTCCGCGACGCGGGACTCTCGGTTCGCGTCGACGGGGTCGGCAACATCGTCGGCCGGTGGTGTCCCGACAGCGCCGACCCGTCGAAGGCACCGGTCGCCGCCGGAAGCCACCTCGACTCCGTCCCGGAGGGCGGCATCTTCGACGGTCCGCTCGGCGTGTACGCCGCCCTCGAAGCGGTCCGGGCGATGCAGGACGCCGGCGTCGAACCCGACCGTCCCGTCGAAGTCGTCTCGCTCACCGAGGAGGAGGGACAGCGCTTCGACGGCGGCCTCCTCGGGTCGGCGGTCGCCTCGGGGGAACTCGACGTCAGCGAGGCGCTCGCCGTCGAGGACGACGACGGCATCAGCCTGGGGGCGGCGCTCGAAGACATCGGCTTCGACGGCGAGGGCCGCGTCGACGCGAGCGAGTGGGACGCGTGGCTGGAACTGCACGTCGAACAGAGCGAACGACTCGAGTCGGCGGGCGTCTCGGCCGGCGTCGTGACGACCATCACCGGGCTCACGCGCTGCACCGTGGAAGTCGTCGGGGAGGCCAACCACGCCGGCGCGACGTCGATGACGGACCGGTCGGACGCGTTCGCCGCGGCCAGCGAGTTCGTCCTCGACGTCGAGTCGGCGGCCACCGAGTGGGCGACGAAGGAGTCCGAGACGGCCGTCGGAACGGTCGGCAAAGGGGTCGTCCACCCGAACGCGCCGAACGTCATCGCCGGGCGGACGGAACTGACCCTCGACGTCCGCGACGTGGAGTACCGCTCGATGGAGGCCATCGTCTCCCGGGCGCGCAAGAGCCTCGAACGCATCGCCGCGGAGCGCCCGGTCGACTACAGACTCGAACGACCGTGGGACCGCGAACCCGTCCCGATGAGCGAACGCTGTCGGGCGGCGCTGCACGACGCGGGCGTCGCCGCCGGCGTCGAGACGATGGACCTGCACTCGGGGGCGGCGCACGACACGATGCACATCGCGGGGGTGACCGACGCCGCCCTCCTGTTCGCGCCGTCGCGCGACGGCATCTCGCACAACCCACGCGAGTGGACTGACTGGGCGGACTGTGCCAACGCGACGGCCGTCCTCGCCGGCGCGCTGGCGCGTCTCGCGACCGAGTGA
- a CDS encoding DUF1028 domain-containing protein, translating to MKDIVEHLPAEARPGTFSIAAYDSASETFGTAVATGIVAVGATCPYVSADAAVLTQSFTRTEHGRDLLDRVADGDAVNEAGGALLAADDHAGYRQVHGVDASGTFTFTGDDCVSWCGHRAGEHVTVAGNMLVGERVVDSVFEAFADTDPDDPLGDRLLAALEAGDDAGGDKRGEVSAALLVHAPNPSLAHNLRVDRADDPVGELRALYDHARSVEAGLREATDELVGENYPEELLRTGIKY from the coding sequence ATGAAGGACATCGTCGAGCACCTCCCGGCCGAGGCACGGCCGGGGACTTTTTCCATCGCGGCGTACGACTCGGCCAGCGAGACGTTCGGGACGGCGGTGGCGACCGGTATCGTCGCGGTCGGGGCGACCTGCCCGTACGTGAGCGCCGACGCCGCGGTTCTCACCCAGTCGTTCACCCGGACGGAACACGGACGCGACCTGCTCGACCGCGTCGCCGACGGCGACGCGGTCAACGAGGCGGGCGGGGCGCTCCTCGCGGCCGACGACCACGCGGGGTACCGGCAGGTCCACGGCGTCGATGCCTCGGGGACGTTCACGTTCACCGGCGACGACTGCGTGTCGTGGTGCGGCCACCGCGCGGGTGAGCACGTCACCGTCGCGGGGAACATGCTCGTCGGCGAACGGGTCGTCGACAGCGTCTTCGAGGCGTTCGCCGACACCGACCCTGACGACCCGCTCGGCGACCGACTCCTCGCGGCGCTCGAAGCCGGCGACGACGCCGGCGGGGACAAACGCGGCGAGGTGAGCGCGGCACTGCTCGTCCACGCGCCGAATCCGTCGCTCGCACACAACCTCCGCGTCGACCGCGCCGACGACCCGGTCGGGGAGTTACGAGCGCTGTACGACCACGCGCGGTCGGTCGAGGCCGGACTGCGAGAAGCGACCGACGAACTCGTCGGCGAGAACTACCCCGAGGAACTCCTCCGAACGGGGATCAAGTACTAG
- a CDS encoding IclR family transcriptional regulator — protein sequence MTDRPTARSPRTLKTVSRAMDVVRALEELDGAGVTELAAELDTSKSVVYNYLTTLRENKLVVKEGTTYKLSLQFLLLGEYVRNQNVLYTIAKPEIEQLAEETEEYAHLSTEQHGLNVNLYKVKGAKAVGSTYQTSKLQRPDYLHFSATGKSILAHLPRERVEEIIDRYGLVKKTKNTITDPEELFTELERVRERGYAYNDEEEIEGLQAIGAPVLDRHGTVLGSISVSGPVNRMSEESYQQRLVETVTNTANVIEVNINMAESEEELPDFI from the coding sequence ATGACCGACCGACCGACCGCCCGTTCGCCGCGGACCCTGAAGACGGTCTCGCGCGCGATGGACGTGGTCCGAGCACTCGAAGAGCTCGACGGCGCCGGGGTGACCGAGTTGGCGGCGGAACTGGACACCTCGAAGAGCGTCGTCTACAACTACCTCACCACGTTGCGCGAGAACAAACTCGTGGTGAAGGAGGGGACCACGTACAAGCTCTCGCTGCAGTTCCTCCTCCTGGGAGAGTACGTCCGGAACCAGAACGTCCTCTACACCATCGCGAAGCCGGAGATCGAACAACTCGCCGAAGAGACCGAGGAGTACGCGCACCTCTCGACGGAGCAACACGGTCTCAACGTCAACCTCTACAAGGTGAAGGGCGCGAAGGCCGTCGGCAGCACGTACCAGACGAGCAAGCTCCAGCGGCCGGACTACCTCCACTTCTCGGCGACGGGTAAGTCCATCCTGGCGCATCTGCCCCGAGAGCGCGTCGAGGAGATAATCGACCGGTACGGGCTCGTCAAGAAGACCAAGAACACCATCACCGACCCCGAGGAACTGTTCACAGAACTCGAACGGGTGCGCGAGCGCGGCTACGCGTACAACGACGAGGAAGAAATCGAAGGGCTGCAGGCCATCGGAGCGCCGGTCCTCGACCGCCACGGGACGGTGCTCGGCTCCATCAGCGTCTCCGGGCCGGTCAACCGGATGAGCGAGGAGTCGTACCAGCAACGCCTCGTCGAGACGGTGACGAACACCGCCAACGTCATCGAGGTCAACATCAACATGGCCGAGTCCGAAGAGGAACTGCCCGACTTCATCTGA
- a CDS encoding sensor histidine kinase: MSSATTRSLLDVLSDIFFVFDEDGRLVEWNEAAVEVTGYSDEELRSMSPVDFFDGTDVEAVEQAIGEVLETGDATVQAALVTAADEHIPYEFSVSRVIDDEGDPVGFAGIGRDFTETLRERERLHQRERTLRTMHEIIADRDTPFEEQVQALLDLGREVVGVEYGTLSRIRGDDYVFEVVSVDDDSIEAGDVVPVSATNCEVVATTERTLVAGDVGRDVADADQRAGYTDWGIECYLGAPVFVDDEVYGTFCLYGTAPRPEEFSEWEVTLVDLMSRWVSYELQRRSTRERLKRQNETLERFTSMVSHDLRSPLNVVSGSLDLAERTGDPEHFERCQQAVDRMDSLVVDLLSLARAGMELREVTDVGLGTLARQCWQTVPSSRATLQAETRAVVCADETRLRQLLENLFQNSVEHCVREETGDRTDGEHVTITVGDLDGGFFVEDDGRGIPPEERDRVFESGYSSRREGTGFGLDIVRRVADVHGWEVTLTESAEGGARFEFTGVATAG, translated from the coding sequence ATGAGTTCCGCGACGACTCGTTCGCTCCTCGACGTGCTCTCGGACATCTTCTTCGTCTTCGACGAGGACGGCCGACTGGTCGAGTGGAACGAGGCCGCGGTCGAGGTGACAGGCTACTCCGACGAGGAACTTCGCTCGATGTCGCCGGTCGACTTCTTCGATGGAACCGACGTCGAGGCGGTCGAGCAGGCGATCGGAGAGGTGCTCGAAACGGGTGACGCGACGGTTCAGGCGGCCCTCGTCACCGCCGCTGACGAGCACATCCCGTACGAGTTCAGCGTGTCGAGAGTGATCGACGACGAGGGCGACCCGGTCGGCTTTGCGGGTATCGGGCGGGACTTCACCGAGACGCTGCGCGAGCGCGAACGGCTCCACCAGCGCGAGCGGACGCTGCGGACGATGCACGAGATAATCGCCGACCGCGATACCCCGTTCGAGGAGCAGGTGCAGGCGCTGCTCGACCTCGGTCGGGAGGTGGTCGGCGTCGAGTACGGGACGCTCTCGCGGATCCGCGGCGACGACTACGTCTTCGAGGTGGTGAGTGTGGACGACGATTCGATCGAAGCTGGCGACGTCGTCCCCGTCTCCGCGACGAACTGTGAGGTCGTGGCCACGACCGAGCGGACGCTCGTCGCGGGTGACGTCGGTCGCGACGTCGCCGACGCGGACCAGCGGGCCGGCTACACCGACTGGGGGATCGAGTGTTACCTGGGTGCGCCCGTCTTCGTCGACGACGAGGTGTACGGCACGTTCTGCCTGTACGGGACGGCTCCGCGGCCCGAGGAGTTCTCCGAGTGGGAGGTGACGCTCGTCGACCTGATGAGTCGGTGGGTCAGCTACGAACTGCAGCGGCGGTCGACCCGCGAGCGACTGAAGCGGCAGAACGAGACGCTCGAACGGTTCACGTCGATGGTCTCGCACGACCTGCGAAGCCCGCTGAACGTCGTGTCCGGTTCGCTCGACCTGGCCGAGCGGACGGGCGACCCCGAGCACTTCGAGCGGTGCCAGCAGGCCGTCGACCGCATGGACTCCCTCGTCGTCGACCTGCTCTCGCTCGCCCGCGCCGGGATGGAACTCCGTGAGGTGACCGACGTCGGCCTCGGTACGCTCGCCAGACAGTGCTGGCAGACGGTCCCCTCGTCGCGTGCGACCCTGCAGGCCGAGACGAGGGCGGTCGTTTGCGCCGACGAGACACGCCTCCGACAGCTCCTCGAGAACCTCTTTCAGAACTCGGTCGAACACTGTGTGCGAGAAGAGACCGGCGACAGGACCGACGGCGAACACGTCACCATTACCGTCGGCGACCTCGACGGCGGCTTCTTCGTCGAGGACGACGGCCGGGGTATCCCACCGGAGGAACGCGACCGCGTCTTCGAGAGCGGGTACTCCTCGCGGCGCGAGGGGACCGGGTTCGGGCTCGACATCGTCCGGCGCGTCGCCGACGTCCACGGCTGGGAGGTCACGCTCACCGAGAGCGCCGAGGGCGGAGCACGGTTCGAGTTCACCGGCGTGGCGACCGCGGGTTAG